One Pieris rapae chromosome 7, ilPieRapa1.1, whole genome shotgun sequence genomic window carries:
- the LOC110994631 gene encoding rRNA methyltransferase 3, mitochondrial, whose product MSANIYGVFRTLKVSNVCISSARLYSRWVHRNPAKVILPFEHKEDVTLKKEKIIELGPTKFQTKTVNTNLNNTHEKQQKKLAKQDNSDNLNQQENTSTAQLPIKVSEDIRKKKENKLKRRNFYLNQKKVFDDNGDIIYEKLKENDSRISSLLVKLKSKKERVRTNQMLVEGWRLIVDGLEAKCKLKYVIFSQTKDLSALHPFLPNTGVEIYKISYKEIEKWSDVETPPGIFGVFELPSIENIKPKSRPLPMTFICDNIRVPGNLGAILRAAVGAGCESVLLTKGCVDLWDPKVIRSAAGAHFRQPIHTSVVWEDIPNILNPNTSIFVADSNVADSELDSDTSLMSQIPLLPYYGVEFPSLNHITLVIGGETEGISEDSYRFALEKDGMRLNIPLQKGVDSLNTGMATAVIAFEIRKQFLQAWTKIKLEKENSLKN is encoded by the exons ATGTCTGCAAATATTTACGGTGTGTTTAGAACTTTAAAAGTTTCCAATGTATGTATAAGTTCTGCTAGGTTATATTCCAGATGGGTGCATAGAAACCCTGCTAAAGTTATTCTACCATTTGAGCATAAAGAAGATGTCACacttaaaaaggaaaaaattatagaacttGGGCCTACAAAGTTTCAAACAAAAACTGTAAATACCAATCTAAACAATACACATgaaaagcaacaaaaaaaattggcaaaaCAAGATAACTCTGACAATTTGAACCAGCAAGAAAACACTAGTACTGCTCAATTACCTATAAAAGTGTCAGAAGATattagaaagaaaaaagagaaTAAACTGAAACGGAGAAATTTTTATCTTAaccaaaaaaaagtatttgatgATAATGGAGATATTATCTATGAGAAGTTAAAGGAAAATGATAGCAGAATAAG TTCacttttagttaaattaaaatctaaaaaagaaAGAGTACGCACAAATCAAATGCTTGTTGAAGGATGGCGCTTGATTGTAGATGGACTAGAAGCGAAGTGCAAATTAAAGTATGTCATATTTAGTCAAACAAAAGACTTAAGTGCTTTGCACCCATTTTTACCTAATACAGGAGtagagatatataaaatatcatacaaAGAGATAGAAAAGTGGTCAGATGTTGAAACACCACCTGGGATATTTG GTGTATTTGAACTGCCaagtattgaaaatataaagccCAAATCAAGACCATTGCCAATGACATTTATTTGTGATAATATAAGAGTTCCTGGTAATCTTGGTGCAATCCTGAGGGCAGCAGTGGGAGCAGGCTGTGAAAGTGTACTTTTGACAAAag gaTGTGTTGACCTGTGGGATCCAAAAGTGATAAGAAGTGCTGCTGGTGCGCATTTTCGACAACCAATTCACACTTCAGTAGTTTGGGAGGATATTCCGAATATTCTCAATCCTAATACATCTATATTTGTAGCTGATAGTAATGTTGCTGACAGCGAATTAGACTCAGATACCAGTTTGATGTCACAAATACCATTGTTGCCATATTATGGGGTGGAATTCCCAAGTTTAAATCACATTACACTTGTGATTGGTGGTGAGACTGAAGGGATAAGTGAAGATAGCTATAG ATTTGCATTGGAAAAAGATGGTATGAGATTAAATATTCCATTACAAAAAGGAGTAGATAGTCTTAACACGGGGATGGCAACCGCGGTTATAGCATTTGAAATCAGAAAGCAATTTTTACAAGCATGGACGAAGATCAAACTTGAAAAGGAGAACTCTTTAAAGaactaa
- the LOC110994605 gene encoding protein kintoun: protein MATGVKPRDEESKLTRADLDILQDAMKHKKFRDLFTEYCEEIRDPANQAVYQKEMTQLEKERGYDVTFINPKGGYVIKTSVAGDRKAFINICSNENIDKPSCKVQDINGQKGMSWQLPYSLIPPREDYNNKKERCVIYDVVFHPDTLRMAEVNKRFRDLVNKTAFDGLQKSYEIHLDINNVRFPKSYYKGMSVPAVIRKEDPDYKPTEDTENSEADPEGLEKLYPQHNYSHDNKHETSEKKKSVKSTNINFTHTSGNGYTVPKYTIKQQKNVDFQEYTYSKDSKQYTAIPSYIIVEINLPLLSSTKDCILDVKERELNLISEKPAKYKLDIKLPYTVNEDSGKAQFDQTKHLLIVTLPVVRRTSKNSDKIDSGVESEELSGSHSEEEGKEEKKDLIVELNSSSIVMTSEPDNHQHDHTFLLPTIGYILPTYTYNMLDDIVAFTFHVKNTDPASVEVRNIDNIVEIKFTSMGSGFVPVHYAAILSFSNDIKFNDAIGEAWDNNVILQLEVAGNVPTEFEIGLSKESMTKEYLDVSKIKTTKTEICDSLPKIPEDSVAPVVEVTNFGIETNILLSSSNQKEYEDDETIKETKITWIETEKPCETGAKPILRKPITMMRSYSESSYGDVASSMDYISSDCVPEESSLKKTVRFNNVISRQFYRYNSSIEGQKKKNQRKKSKKRNQERRKSESEAEDDSSNHQSKPRQKSAMKQRRDSGLADTSDAEGNKNMSDIDMYNSATETDENCNGNESNSKEFYKKVNITSQRENNVKKTPKKGKSFDDIKHNTELYDPDKLNKGQYLEVKFKNDLIFDLDM, encoded by the exons ATGGCAACAGGCGTAAAACCTCGTGATGAAGAATCTAAGCTTACGAGAGCTGATCTTGATATCTTGCAAGACGCCATGAAACATAAGAAGTTTCGAGATTTGTTTACCGAATATTGTGAAGAGATACGTGACCCGGCGAATCAAGCGGTTTATCAAAAAGAAATGACCCAGCTAGAGAAGGAAAGAGGTTACGACGTTACTTTTATCAATCCAAAAGGAGGTTATGTGATTAAAACAAGCGTAGCGGGTGATCgaaaagcttttattaatatctgtaGCAACGAAAATATCGATAAACCTTCGTGCAAAGTTCAAGATATTAATGGACAAAAAGGTATGAGCTGGCAACTCCCCTATTCCCTTATTCCGCCAAGGGaagattataataacaaaaaggaaaGGTGTGTTATTTATGACGTTGTTTTTCATCCCGATACATTACGCATGGCCGAGGTTAACAAGCGTTTCCGGgatcttgtaaataaaactgcaTTTGATGGTCTTCAGAAATCATATGAAATTCacttagatattaataatgtacgttTTCCGAAATCTTATTACAAGGGTATGTCTGTACCTGCAGTTATCAGGAAAGAAGACCCCGATTATAAACCTACTGAAGATACAGAAAATAGCGAAGCAGACCCTGAAGGATTAGAAAAACTATATCCTCAACATAATTATTCCCATGACAATAAACATGAAACCAGTGAAAAGAAGAAGTCTGTAAAATCAACCAATATAAATTTCACCCATACCAGTGGCAATGGATATACAGTaccaaaatatacaattaaacaacAGAAAAATGTTGATTTCCAAGAATACACCTACAGCAAAGACAGTAAACAGTACACAGCAATTCCCAGTTATATTAttgtagaaattaatttacccTTGCTCTCATCTACAAAAGACTGCATTTTAGATGTTAAAGAAAGAGAGTTAAACCTTATTTCAGAGAAACCAGCAAAATATAAACTTGATATTAAACTTCCTTATACTGTTAATGAAGACAGTGGTAAAGCGCAATTTGATCAAACTAAGCATCTATTAATAGTTACATTACCAGTGGTTAGAAGGACTTCTAAAAACAGTGATAAAATAGATAGTGGTGTTGAAAGTGAAGAGTTGTCAGGGTCCCATAGTGAAGAGGAGGGTAAAGAGGagaaaaaagatttaatagtGGAGTTAAATTCTTCTTCAATTGTTATGACATCTGAACCAGATAACCATCAACATGACCACACCTTTCTTCTGCCAACCATTGGCTATATTCTTCCCACATACACATACAACATGTTAGATGATATAGTGGCTTTTACATTTCATGTTAAAAACACTGATCCAGCATCAGTGGAAGTtagaaatattgataatattgtaGAAATCAAGTTTACCTCCATGGGGTCTGGATTTGTTCCAGTTCATTATGCTGCCATTCTTTCATTCAGTAatgacattaaatttaatgatgcTATTGGTGAGGCCTGGGACAATAATGTTATCTTACAATTAGAAGTTGCAGGCAATGTGCCTACTGAATTTGAAATTGGTTTGAGCAAAGAATCTATGACAAAGGAGTATTTAGATGTCTCTAAAATTAAGACCACTAAAACTGAAATATGTGATAGCTTGCCGAAGATTCCTGAAGATAGTGTAGCACCTGTAGTTGAAGTAACAAACTTTGGCATTGAAACCAATATACTTTTGTCAAGTTCTAATCAAAAAGAATATGAAGATGATGAAACTATTAAAGAAACTAAAATAACCTGGATCGAAACTGAAAAACCCTGTGAAACGGGGGCAAAACCTATTTTGAGAAAACCTATTACAATGATGAGAAGTTATTCTGAATCAAGTTATGGAGATGTTGCATCATCAATGGATTACATTAGTTCTGACTGTGTCCCAGAAGAGTCAAGCTTAAAAAAGACTGTTAGGTTTAATAATGTCATTTCAAGACAATtttacag atataattcCTCTATAGAAGgccaaaaaaagaaaaaccaacgaaaaaaaagtaaaaagcgTAAccaagaaagaagaaaaagtgAGAGTGAAGCTGAAGATGATTCTTCAAACCATcag TCTAAGCCTCGTCAGAAGTCAGCAATGAAACAGCGTCGCGACAGCGGACTAGCAGACACTTCGGACGCCGAAGGCAACAAGAACATGTCTGACATTGACATGTACAATTCTGCCACCGAAACTGATGAAAATTGTAACGGAAATGAATCCAATTCCAaggaattttacaaaaaagttaatataacGTCCCAACgagaaaataatgttaagaAGACTCCTAAAAAGGGTAAGAGCTTTGATGATATCAAGCATAATACAGAGTTATATGATCCTGACAAATTGAACAAGGGTCAGTACTTGGAAGTgaagtttaaaaatgatctCATATTCGATTTAGACATGTAA